The proteins below come from a single Methanotorris formicicus Mc-S-70 genomic window:
- the porD gene encoding pyruvate synthase subunit PorD, giving the protein MVTIAAIIYEAGNSIRNKTGSWRVFRPILDADKCIKCENCYIFCPEGAIQEVDGKFTIDYDYCKGCLICVNECPVNAITKVREGK; this is encoded by the coding sequence ATGGTTACAATTGCTGCAATTATATATGAGGCAGGAAACTCAATCAGAAATAAAACCGGTAGTTGGAGAGTATTCAGGCCAATTTTGGATGCGGATAAATGTATAAAGTGTGAAAACTGCTATATATTCTGTCCAGAAGGGGCTATACAGGAAGTTGATGGGAAATTCACCATTGATTACGACTACTGCAAGGGATGTTTAATCTGCGTAAACGAGTGTCCAGTAAATGCAATAACAAAAGTTAGGGAAGGAAAATAA
- a CDS encoding pyruvate ferredoxin oxidoreductase subunit gamma, whose translation MIEIRFHGRGGQGAVTAAQILAKAAFYDGKYCQAFPYFGVERRGAPVMAFTRIDDKKIRLRCQIYEPDYVVVQDATLLDSVDVTNGLKNGGKVIINMVKDIKLGDCDTYCIDATGIALDVLGVPIVNTTMLGAFAGVTGEVTIESLKKAIMETFSAKLGEKNAKAAEVAYETILEKYKK comes from the coding sequence ATGATAGAAATTAGATTTCACGGTAGAGGAGGACAAGGGGCTGTTACTGCTGCACAAATTTTAGCAAAAGCCGCATTTTATGATGGAAAATATTGTCAAGCATTCCCATACTTTGGTGTTGAGAGGAGGGGAGCCCCAGTCATGGCATTTACAAGAATCGATGACAAAAAGATAAGGTTGAGATGTCAGATATATGAGCCGGATTATGTTGTAGTTCAAGATGCTACATTGTTGGATTCTGTTGATGTTACGAATGGTTTAAAAAATGGTGGAAAGGTTATAATAAACATGGTAAAGGACATTAAGTTGGGAGATTGCGATACTTATTGCATTGATGCTACAGGGATAGCATTGGATGTTTTAGGGGTTCCTATTGTAAACACCACAATGTTGGGAGCGTTTGCTGGCGTTACAGGAGAAGTTACAATTGAATCATTAAAAAAGGCAATTATGGAAACATTCTCAGCAAAGTTAGGGGAGAAAAACGCTAAAGCAGCAGAGGTTGCTTACGAAACAATACTTGAAAAATACAAAAAATAA